One window from the genome of Metabacillus flavus encodes:
- a CDS encoding NAD-dependent epimerase/dehydratase family protein — protein MKTIQQLEERMTHPSNALVQDMKNLNGDVILLGAGGKMGPTLAKLAKNAIKEGGGKQRVIAVSRFSGNEVRADLEKNGVETIAADLLKDEQLKGLPASENVIYMAGNKFGTKGNEHFTWAMNTYLPGRVAEHYRHSRIVSFSTGNVYPLTEIFKGGATEEHDPGPVGEYAQSSLGRERVFTYFSHQYGIPMVHFRLNYAIDMRYGVLLEVAKAVKSGKAIDVTMGQVNVIWQGDANEMAIRSLSICQSPPIILNVTGPETVSIRWLAAEFGKRFNEKPNFTGEEQNTALISNASKSHQLFGYPNVTLLEMIDWTAEWVMSDGETINKPTHFQERQGAY, from the coding sequence TTGAAGACGATACAGCAGCTTGAGGAAAGGATGACGCATCCATCCAATGCTCTTGTGCAGGATATGAAAAACCTGAATGGTGACGTGATATTACTCGGTGCAGGCGGAAAAATGGGGCCAACATTAGCAAAACTGGCAAAAAACGCAATCAAAGAAGGAGGAGGCAAGCAGCGGGTCATCGCTGTATCCCGTTTTTCCGGAAATGAAGTCAGAGCAGATCTTGAAAAGAACGGGGTGGAAACAATTGCCGCTGACCTTTTGAAGGATGAGCAGCTAAAAGGATTGCCTGCCTCAGAGAACGTAATATATATGGCGGGAAATAAATTTGGAACGAAAGGCAATGAGCATTTTACATGGGCTATGAACACTTATTTGCCTGGCAGGGTAGCGGAGCATTATAGGCATTCAAGAATCGTCTCCTTTTCAACAGGAAATGTCTATCCTCTTACAGAAATTTTTAAAGGCGGGGCAACTGAGGAACATGATCCGGGCCCTGTTGGTGAATATGCGCAATCAAGTCTTGGAAGGGAACGGGTTTTTACTTATTTTTCACATCAATATGGGATTCCAATGGTGCATTTCCGCTTAAATTATGCGATTGATATGCGTTATGGGGTCTTACTCGAAGTAGCAAAAGCAGTGAAATCAGGGAAAGCCATCGATGTGACAATGGGGCAGGTTAACGTGATATGGCAGGGAGATGCCAACGAGATGGCGATACGCTCATTATCTATCTGTCAATCACCGCCGATTATTCTTAATGTGACCGGTCCTGAAACAGTAAGCATTCGCTGGCTCGCAGCGGAGTTTGGGAAACGTTTTAATGAAAAGCCGAATTTTACAGGGGAAGAACAAAATACTGCTTTGATTAGCAATGCTTCTAAGTCACATCAGCTATTTGGCTACCCCAATGTGACACTCCTTGAGATGATTGATTGGACGGCTGAATGGGTTATGTCAGATGGTGAAACAATCAATAAACCGACTCATTTTCAGGAACGACAGGGGGCGTATTGA
- a CDS encoding endonuclease/exonuclease/phosphatase family protein, giving the protein MNKAFESSRKPLAAQFKFEGENVIVIANHFNSKGGDEPLFGKNQPPLLKSEIQRHQIAGIVNSFVKDIKNKDPQASIIALGDFNDFEFSKTFEILKGSELSNMVDKIKPEERYSYTYQGNSQVLDHILVSKHLAQTTKADIVHINSSFMEQQGRASDHDPLMIQVDFSSKKRICSILEQLPDSYKDQYDKLCFR; this is encoded by the coding sequence ATGAACAAAGCGTTCGAATCAAGCAGAAAACCGCTTGCTGCACAGTTTAAGTTCGAAGGAGAAAATGTCATTGTCATTGCCAATCATTTTAACTCTAAAGGCGGAGATGAGCCGCTTTTCGGCAAAAATCAGCCTCCTCTGCTAAAGAGCGAAATTCAGCGCCATCAAATTGCCGGAATTGTAAACTCTTTCGTAAAGGATATTAAAAACAAGGATCCTCAAGCCAGCATAATTGCCCTGGGAGACTTTAATGATTTTGAGTTCTCAAAAACGTTCGAGATCCTAAAAGGGTCTGAACTTAGCAACATGGTAGATAAAATCAAACCTGAAGAAAGATACTCTTATACTTATCAAGGAAACTCTCAGGTACTTGATCATATCCTAGTCTCTAAGCACCTTGCTCAAACGACTAAAGCGGATATTGTTCACATTAACTCCTCTTTCATGGAACAGCAAGGCCGCGCGAGCGACCATGATCCACTAATGATACAAGTAGATTTCAGCTCAAAGAAGAGAATATGCAGTATTCTGGAACAGCTTCCAGACTCCTATAAAGACCAGTATGATAAGTTGTGCTTTCGTTAA
- a CDS encoding GntP family permease — protein MEIIIILLSLSLLMFVAYRGFSVILFAPICALFAVLLTDPSFVLPFFSNIFMEKMVGFIKLYFPVFLLGAIFGKVVEMSGLAETIAKTIVKLVGAKRAILAIVLMGAILTYSGVSLFVVVFAVYPFAKNLFMEADIPKRLIPGTIALGAFTFTMDALPGTPQIQNVIPTTFFKTDIYAAPVLGIVGAIFVLTLGMLYLESRRKKAEKAGEGYAGFASELAAASEGSDLVLEKEAASVSANTDPSTARQILAFVPLILVGVMNKFFTVSFPQWYPDGFDFTAIGLEAFGKIELSSVVAIWSVELALLIGIIATFAFNWKAVTSNIQEGLNAGIGGALLAAMNTGAEYGFGGVISALPGFKTVSSGISSTFTDPLVNGAVTTTTLAGITGSASGGMGIALSAMSETYLQAIEKYNIPPEVMHRVISMASGGMDTLPHNGAVITLLAVTGLTHRQSYRDIFAITIIKTIAVFVIIGLYSLTGLV, from the coding sequence GTGGAAATCATTATTATTTTATTGTCTTTAAGCTTGCTGATGTTTGTAGCGTACAGAGGATTCTCAGTCATTTTGTTTGCTCCGATTTGTGCACTCTTTGCTGTACTTCTTACGGATCCAAGCTTCGTGCTGCCATTTTTCTCAAATATATTTATGGAAAAAATGGTTGGTTTCATCAAGCTGTATTTCCCGGTCTTTTTACTTGGGGCCATCTTTGGAAAAGTCGTGGAAATGTCCGGCTTAGCCGAAACGATTGCAAAGACAATCGTGAAGCTGGTGGGAGCGAAGAGGGCGATTCTTGCTATCGTCCTTATGGGAGCAATCCTTACTTACAGCGGTGTCAGCCTGTTTGTCGTTGTGTTCGCCGTATATCCGTTTGCTAAAAACCTGTTTATGGAAGCAGACATTCCGAAACGGCTTATTCCCGGAACGATTGCGCTTGGGGCATTTACCTTTACGATGGATGCTCTGCCGGGAACTCCTCAGATTCAGAACGTCATTCCTACGACTTTCTTTAAAACTGATATTTATGCTGCACCCGTTTTAGGGATTGTCGGAGCGATTTTTGTATTGACACTCGGTATGCTTTATTTGGAATCCCGCCGCAAGAAAGCAGAAAAAGCAGGAGAGGGCTATGCAGGTTTTGCATCCGAGCTCGCTGCAGCATCCGAGGGTTCAGATCTTGTGCTTGAAAAAGAAGCTGCTTCCGTATCGGCAAATACAGATCCCTCAACAGCAAGGCAAATCCTTGCATTTGTCCCGCTTATTCTTGTTGGGGTGATGAATAAATTTTTCACAGTATCCTTCCCTCAGTGGTATCCGGATGGTTTTGATTTCACTGCCATAGGGCTTGAGGCATTCGGTAAAATTGAGCTTTCTTCCGTTGTCGCAATCTGGTCGGTGGAGCTTGCATTGCTCATCGGTATTATTGCAACCTTTGCATTTAACTGGAAAGCTGTTACCTCAAACATTCAGGAAGGGCTGAATGCTGGGATTGGAGGAGCGCTGCTTGCCGCAATGAATACGGGTGCTGAGTATGGATTTGGAGGAGTAATCTCAGCTTTGCCAGGATTCAAAACCGTTAGTTCTGGTATTTCCAGCACATTTACGGATCCGCTTGTTAACGGTGCGGTTACAACCACAACCTTAGCCGGAATTACGGGATCTGCATCCGGCGGTATGGGTATTGCGTTGAGTGCAATGTCTGAAACGTACCTGCAGGCAATTGAAAAGTACAATATTCCACCAGAAGTTATGCACAGGGTCATTTCAATGGCTTCCGGCGGTATGGATACGCTGCCGCACAATGGAGCGGTTATCACCTTGCTTGCCGTAACAGGATTAACACATCGTCAGTCCTATCGCGATATCTTTGCGATCACGATTATTAAGACCATTGCCGTATTTGTCATCATTGGTCTTTACAGTTTAACTGGTTTAGTCTAA
- a CDS encoding CoA transferase subunit A, whose product MGKGKILKSFEEAIEPIQDGATLIVGGFGLCGIPEKSILALQEKGVKNLTVVSNNCGVDDWGLGLLLANNQIKKMMSSYVGENKIFERQFLSGELEVELIPQGTLAERMRAGGAGIPGFYTATGVGTKVAEGKEHKEFDGKTYILERGIIGDFALVKAWKADSLGNLVFRKTSRNFNPVAAMAGKITIAEVEEIVEAGELDPDEIHTPGIYVQHVLLGENYEKRIERRTVLQAQ is encoded by the coding sequence ATGGGTAAAGGAAAAATTCTTAAATCTTTTGAAGAAGCAATTGAACCGATACAGGATGGCGCAACATTGATTGTTGGAGGATTCGGGCTATGCGGTATTCCTGAAAAAAGCATTCTTGCCTTGCAGGAAAAAGGAGTTAAAAACCTAACTGTCGTCAGCAACAATTGCGGGGTGGATGACTGGGGACTTGGATTGCTCCTGGCTAATAATCAAATAAAAAAGATGATGTCTTCCTATGTAGGAGAAAACAAGATTTTCGAACGCCAGTTTTTAAGCGGAGAGCTGGAGGTCGAACTTATTCCTCAAGGAACACTGGCGGAAAGAATGCGTGCTGGGGGAGCCGGGATTCCCGGCTTCTACACGGCTACAGGTGTTGGAACAAAAGTAGCGGAAGGGAAAGAGCATAAGGAGTTTGACGGGAAAACGTATATTCTGGAACGCGGAATCATCGGAGATTTTGCTCTTGTTAAAGCATGGAAGGCAGATTCTCTCGGAAATCTCGTGTTTAGAAAAACATCGAGGAACTTTAATCCTGTTGCCGCTATGGCTGGGAAGATTACCATTGCAGAGGTTGAAGAGATTGTAGAAGCTGGCGAGCTTGACCCGGATGAAATCCATACACCGGGAATTTACGTCCAGCACGTACTCCTTGGGGAAAATTACGAAAAACGCATCGAGCGGCGAACCGTACTACAGGCACAGTAA
- a CDS encoding sigma-54 interaction domain-containing protein — protein sequence MKGLIELIPSEWLEEVINLAAECTVVVDHNGIILYMNHAYCEFLQVSAEEAIGKPVQDIIENSRMQIVAKTGKAEVASIHPINGSEMVANRYPLFVGGELVGAVGTVMFRNPKEWLDYSRKLQPLMEELNYYKNRFEKELHSKYHFGDLIGESRKFKEAKILAERVSDSHSAVLLLGESGTGKELFAHAIHHTSGRRYAPFMRLNCASIPEHLFESEIFGYEEGSFTGAKKGGKKGKFELANKGTIFLDEIGDLPLQMQSKLLRVLQEKEIERIGGRAPVRIDVRIIAATHRNLEEMVERGLFRQDLYYRLNVIKIDIPSLRERREDIGPVSAVLLKKLEGKFHRRGLVLSEAATLCLEQHNWPGNIRELENVLERAVNVLDGQIIMPEHLPLYLRGEERSVSSAHLDSSFFQEQTFQIIPLRETVLQAEKSAIINALKKAEGNKAEAAKLLEIGKTSLYDKCKQYSIK from the coding sequence ATGAAGGGACTCATCGAACTGATTCCATCGGAATGGCTTGAAGAAGTGATTAATCTCGCTGCGGAATGCACGGTTGTCGTGGATCATAACGGAATCATTCTTTATATGAACCACGCATACTGCGAATTTCTTCAAGTGTCAGCCGAAGAAGCGATCGGAAAGCCAGTACAGGATATTATTGAAAATTCCAGGATGCAAATTGTTGCAAAAACCGGAAAGGCAGAGGTAGCATCGATCCACCCAATTAATGGAAGCGAAATGGTGGCTAACCGATATCCGCTTTTTGTCGGAGGGGAGCTTGTGGGAGCAGTGGGGACAGTGATGTTCCGGAATCCCAAGGAGTGGCTTGATTACTCAAGGAAGCTGCAGCCGTTAATGGAAGAGCTGAACTATTATAAAAATCGTTTTGAAAAAGAACTTCACAGTAAATATCATTTTGGGGATCTAATCGGAGAGAGCCGAAAATTTAAAGAAGCAAAGATTCTTGCAGAGCGTGTTTCGGACAGTCATTCAGCTGTTCTTCTCCTCGGTGAATCGGGAACAGGCAAAGAACTATTTGCCCATGCTATCCATCATACAAGCGGGAGAAGATACGCACCGTTTATGAGACTGAACTGCGCATCAATACCAGAGCACTTATTTGAATCTGAAATATTCGGATATGAAGAAGGTTCCTTTACAGGAGCAAAAAAAGGCGGGAAGAAAGGGAAATTTGAGCTAGCCAATAAAGGAACGATATTTCTTGATGAAATCGGGGATCTTCCCCTGCAAATGCAAAGCAAATTATTAAGAGTGCTGCAGGAGAAAGAAATTGAAAGAATAGGAGGAAGAGCACCCGTCAGGATTGACGTGCGCATTATTGCTGCAACTCACCGGAACCTTGAAGAAATGGTCGAGAGAGGTTTATTCCGCCAGGACCTCTACTACCGTCTTAATGTCATTAAAATCGATATCCCCTCATTAAGGGAAAGACGAGAGGACATAGGGCCTGTCAGTGCCGTGCTGCTTAAAAAACTGGAAGGAAAGTTTCACCGCCGAGGTCTCGTACTTTCCGAAGCTGCTACCCTCTGTCTCGAACAGCATAATTGGCCGGGAAACATCCGTGAACTTGAAAATGTTCTGGAGCGTGCAGTGAATGTGCTGGATGGACAAATCATTATGCCGGAGCATTTGCCGCTTTATTTAAGAGGAGAAGAAAGATCGGTGTCCTCTGCCCATCTTGATTCTTCATTTTTTCAAGAACAGACCTTTCAAATAATTCCTTTAAGAGAGACTGTTTTGCAGGCGGAGAAATCAGCCATTATAAATGCTTTAAAAAAGGCGGAGGGAAATAAAGCGGAAGCTGCAAAGCTATTAGAAATTGGAAAGACGAGTTTATATGATAAATGCAAGCAGTATTCAATAAAATGA
- a CDS encoding DUF6359 domain-containing protein produces MNKRNSKWFVQLAIVFAMILSLLAPGSISVSKAADTLTVADAIANNNGQTAAVEGYITAHTTGSKSVKYDPPFGNDYNVAIADSSTEKDVNKMVSVQLPASFRAKFGLQTNPANIGKKIKVTGELLAYNGMPGIKNASSMVFSDDTSVPPGAGEKTIASARILPKGTSASVIGTVTAIFTAGGKNNVFIQDATAGLIVRAASLDSKVKIGDKIRAAGPVNDYFGMPQLEPANLESIEIVQENAGVPAPQIISSQDLNEETEGEIVTVKNISAGTKDSNGNFAASDSKGKFVIKPADSSLLESGKTYDSITGVIDYNFNEYKLVPRSAEDITEDASAVRPVTANPASGFVKKDTEVTLSSETQGAAIHYTLDGSQPTAQSAKYTGPIKIEKDTVVKAIAIKTGLNSSEAAEFEYKIQKDAVRIHDLQSESHTSPFNGQTVADVEGIVTHVADSSNFYMQDLKPDDNKNTSEGILVYKKSHGLKAGDVVKASGQVKEWVLEGYSEKLQTDLAMTEINASAITKVSSGTALPEPVVIGKDRVAPAEVIDNDQFAAFDPDEDGIDFYESLEGMRVAVENPKVVAPQNYGELVVVPGNVKTNTKSGGLRAEKTDFNPERLHIDINDESFLAKTGDYFEGTINGVMSYGFSNFKILSPSSDLPKFISGNTERETTSIKSKKDELTVASYNVENFSPADSDEKVTKLAQAIVKNLKNPDIIGLTEIQDNDGPADTGTTAADQSFKKLIDKIKALGGPEYAFTDIAPEDKKTADSREETFV; encoded by the coding sequence ATGAACAAAAGGAATTCGAAGTGGTTCGTTCAATTAGCTATCGTATTTGCAATGATTTTAAGTTTGCTTGCACCGGGATCTATAAGTGTCTCAAAAGCAGCAGACACCCTAACCGTAGCAGATGCCATCGCAAACAACAATGGCCAGACAGCAGCTGTTGAGGGTTATATCACAGCTCACACAACAGGTTCAAAATCAGTAAAATATGACCCGCCTTTTGGTAACGATTACAATGTTGCGATTGCAGACAGCAGCACAGAAAAAGATGTAAACAAAATGGTCTCGGTCCAGCTGCCAGCAAGCTTCCGGGCAAAGTTTGGTCTTCAAACCAATCCAGCAAACATTGGTAAAAAGATTAAAGTAACCGGCGAACTTCTTGCTTATAATGGAATGCCAGGAATAAAAAATGCCAGCAGCATGGTATTTTCTGATGACACCAGTGTACCTCCCGGAGCTGGAGAAAAGACCATTGCCAGCGCACGTATTCTGCCTAAAGGAACATCTGCATCCGTTATTGGAACGGTAACCGCTATATTTACAGCAGGTGGCAAAAACAATGTTTTCATTCAAGATGCAACTGCCGGACTTATTGTAAGAGCTGCAAGTTTGGACTCGAAAGTCAAGATCGGAGATAAAATTAGAGCGGCTGGGCCAGTCAATGATTATTTTGGAATGCCGCAGCTTGAACCGGCTAATCTTGAATCAATAGAGATTGTACAGGAAAATGCTGGCGTTCCAGCTCCGCAAATTATTTCTTCTCAGGATTTGAATGAAGAAACAGAGGGAGAAATTGTTACAGTAAAGAATATATCTGCCGGTACAAAAGATAGCAATGGAAACTTTGCTGCCTCAGACTCTAAAGGTAAATTCGTTATTAAGCCTGCTGACAGTTCGCTGTTAGAATCGGGGAAGACTTATGATTCGATCACTGGAGTAATTGATTATAATTTTAACGAATACAAGCTTGTTCCAAGAAGTGCAGAGGATATTACAGAGGATGCTTCAGCTGTGCGTCCTGTCACTGCGAACCCTGCATCCGGGTTTGTGAAAAAAGACACCGAAGTAACTCTTTCATCAGAAACACAGGGAGCAGCTATCCATTACACCCTTGATGGCAGCCAGCCGACTGCTCAATCAGCAAAATACACTGGACCAATAAAGATTGAAAAAGATACGGTTGTTAAAGCAATCGCTATAAAAACAGGATTGAATTCTAGTGAAGCTGCAGAATTTGAATATAAAATTCAAAAAGATGCGGTAAGAATTCATGATTTACAGAGTGAGAGCCATACATCTCCTTTTAACGGACAAACTGTAGCCGATGTTGAAGGGATTGTCACACACGTTGCAGACAGCAGCAATTTTTATATGCAGGATTTAAAGCCAGATGATAATAAAAATACGTCAGAGGGAATTCTTGTTTACAAAAAGTCCCATGGCTTAAAAGCCGGAGACGTAGTTAAAGCAAGCGGACAGGTAAAAGAGTGGGTATTGGAAGGCTACAGCGAAAAGCTTCAAACGGACTTAGCTATGACAGAAATCAATGCCTCCGCAATCACAAAAGTTTCCTCAGGAACAGCTTTGCCAGAACCGGTTGTAATCGGTAAAGACCGCGTCGCTCCTGCAGAAGTCATTGACAACGATCAATTTGCAGCCTTCGATCCGGATGAAGACGGTATCGATTTTTACGAAAGCCTTGAAGGAATGAGAGTGGCCGTTGAAAATCCTAAAGTGGTAGCTCCTCAAAACTATGGTGAACTTGTAGTGGTGCCGGGAAATGTGAAAACAAATACCAAAAGCGGCGGACTGCGGGCTGAAAAAACAGATTTTAATCCAGAACGCCTTCATATTGACATCAATGATGAATCTTTTCTTGCTAAAACAGGAGATTATTTTGAAGGAACGATAAATGGGGTGATGAGCTACGGCTTCAGCAATTTCAAAATTTTAAGCCCAAGCAGTGACCTTCCTAAATTCATATCTGGTAATACGGAAAGAGAAACTACTTCTATTAAAAGCAAAAAAGATGAACTTACTGTTGCTTCTTATAATGTAGAAAACTTCTCTCCAGCAGACAGTGATGAAAAAGTGACAAAGTTAGCACAAGCTATTGTCAAAAACCTAAAGAATCCTGATATTATTGGGTTAACTGAAATTCAGGATAATGATGGACCAGCTGATACGGGAACGACAGCAGCTGACCAAAGCTTCAAAAAGCTAATTGATAAAATAAAAGCACTTGGCGGTCCGGAATACGCCTTTACAGATATTGCTCCGGAAGATAAAAAGACGGCGGACAGCCGGGAGGAAACATTCGTGTAG
- a CDS encoding dihydrodipicolinate synthase family protein, translating into MDKEKWALLREGTVIPAHPLALTADRQLDEEHQRALTRYYMASGAGGIAAGVHTTQFEIREPGINMLEPVLRMAAEEAETMSRPFLKIAGVCGPLEQALEEAELAKSLGYDLALVSSGGLINQSEVQLLERTRQISEILPVFGFYLQPSVGGRLFTYEFWREMAEIPGVAAIKMAPFNRYQTLDVARAVCHSSRREDIALYTGNDDNIVADLLTVFRFNVNGQIVEKEVAGGLLGHWAVWTKPAVLLLERIKKARQTGEGYKDLLALGTQITDANAAFFDPAHQFKGCIAGINEVLKRQGLLKGNWCLNDSDQLSPGQSEEISRVYKNYPHLHDDAFVRSQLNEWTVAR; encoded by the coding sequence TTGGATAAAGAAAAATGGGCTTTATTAAGGGAAGGAACCGTTATTCCGGCTCATCCTCTTGCATTAACAGCTGACCGGCAGCTTGATGAAGAGCATCAGCGTGCGCTTACCCGCTACTATATGGCAAGCGGAGCAGGGGGTATCGCAGCAGGAGTTCATACAACCCAATTTGAAATCCGTGAACCTGGTATCAATATGCTTGAGCCAGTTCTTCGCATGGCAGCTGAAGAAGCAGAAACAATGAGCCGGCCCTTTTTAAAAATTGCAGGTGTCTGCGGGCCTTTAGAGCAGGCTTTGGAAGAAGCGGAGCTTGCTAAAAGCTTGGGCTATGATCTTGCCCTGGTGAGCAGCGGGGGACTGATTAATCAATCAGAAGTCCAATTGCTTGAGCGTACAAGGCAAATCAGCGAAATTCTTCCGGTATTCGGATTCTATCTTCAGCCTTCGGTTGGGGGACGTTTATTTACGTACGAATTCTGGAGGGAAATGGCTGAGATTCCCGGAGTTGCTGCAATAAAGATGGCTCCGTTTAACCGATATCAAACCCTTGATGTGGCCCGTGCTGTGTGTCATTCAAGCAGGCGTGAGGACATTGCCCTTTATACCGGGAATGATGATAATATTGTGGCAGACCTGCTTACAGTATTCCGATTCAATGTTAATGGACAAATCGTGGAGAAGGAGGTTGCGGGGGGCTTGCTTGGCCACTGGGCAGTGTGGACGAAACCGGCAGTCTTGCTCCTTGAAAGGATCAAGAAAGCAAGACAGACTGGTGAGGGATATAAAGATTTATTGGCGCTCGGAACACAAATTACGGATGCGAATGCAGCATTCTTTGATCCCGCCCACCAATTCAAAGGCTGCATCGCTGGGATTAATGAAGTTTTGAAAAGACAGGGATTACTAAAGGGGAACTGGTGCCTGAATGATTCTGACCAGCTAAGTCCGGGACAATCAGAAGAAATCAGCCGGGTCTATAAAAACTATCCGCATTTGCACGACGATGCTTTCGTTCGTTCTCAGCTAAACGAATGGACTGTCGCAAGGTAG
- a CDS encoding 3-hydroxybutyrate dehydrogenase, whose amino-acid sequence MERLLEKKVALITGAASGIGFEIAKEFASQGAVVIVSDLKAESAEKAAGQLREAGGVAISAVCDVTKEEHIAEAIETVMEKYGRLDILINNAGLQHVSPIEEFPTDRFEFLIKVMLTAPFIATKHAFPIMKKQKFGRIINMASINGLIGFAGKAAYNSAKHGVIGLTKVSALEGAEHGITVNAVCPGYVDTPLVRNQLSDLAKTRNVELEKVLEEVIYPLVPQKRLLDVQEIADYAVFLSSDKARGVTGQAVVLDGGYTVQ is encoded by the coding sequence ATGGAACGCTTACTAGAAAAAAAAGTGGCCCTGATCACAGGTGCAGCGAGCGGGATCGGATTTGAAATTGCGAAAGAATTCGCTTCTCAAGGTGCAGTGGTAATCGTATCTGATTTAAAAGCAGAGTCAGCAGAAAAGGCAGCTGGTCAATTAAGAGAGGCAGGCGGAGTAGCAATTTCTGCTGTGTGTGATGTAACGAAAGAAGAGCATATTGCTGAAGCCATTGAAACGGTCATGGAAAAGTACGGCCGTCTTGATATCCTTATTAATAACGCGGGGCTGCAGCATGTTTCACCAATTGAAGAATTTCCGACAGACCGGTTTGAATTTTTGATAAAGGTGATGCTGACAGCTCCTTTTATAGCCACAAAGCATGCATTTCCAATTATGAAAAAACAGAAGTTTGGCCGGATCATCAATATGGCATCCATAAATGGTTTAATTGGTTTTGCAGGGAAAGCTGCTTACAATAGTGCGAAGCATGGAGTAATTGGTCTTACAAAAGTATCTGCTCTTGAAGGGGCGGAGCATGGAATTACGGTAAATGCCGTTTGCCCTGGATATGTGGATACCCCTCTTGTCCGCAATCAGCTCTCTGATCTGGCTAAAACGAGAAACGTCGAACTGGAAAAGGTACTTGAAGAAGTAATTTATCCGCTTGTTCCGCAAAAAAGGCTCCTTGATGTACAGGAAATTGCAGACTATGCCGTATTTCTTTCAAGTGATAAGGCACGAGGCGTAACCGGCCAGGCTGTAGTATTGGATGGCGGTTATACGGTACAATGA
- a CDS encoding 3-oxoacid CoA-transferase subunit B, with product MMENRQKMVKRAVKEIKDGMNVNLGIGMPTLVANEIPAHYNVLLQSENGLLGIGPYPVEGTEDPDLINAGKETVTAVPGSSYFDSAESFAMIRGGHIDLAILGGMEVSEEGDLANWMIPGKMIKGMGGAMDLVNGAKRIIVIMEHVNKHGESKVKSACTLPLTGKQVVHRLITDLAVFDFHSGRMELVELQEGVSIEEVKEKTEASFTISQNLLTAH from the coding sequence ATGATGGAAAATCGCCAAAAAATGGTCAAGAGAGCTGTAAAAGAAATAAAAGACGGCATGAACGTAAACCTGGGGATTGGGATGCCGACACTTGTAGCCAATGAAATACCTGCTCATTACAATGTTTTGCTTCAGTCAGAAAATGGACTTCTCGGAATTGGGCCATATCCGGTTGAAGGAACAGAAGATCCTGACTTGATTAATGCTGGCAAAGAAACGGTAACGGCCGTTCCTGGTTCCTCTTATTTTGACAGTGCAGAATCCTTCGCGATGATACGCGGCGGCCATATTGATCTGGCCATTCTTGGAGGCATGGAGGTTTCCGAAGAAGGGGACCTGGCTAACTGGATGATTCCGGGGAAAATGATTAAAGGAATGGGCGGCGCCATGGATTTGGTGAATGGTGCTAAAAGAATTATCGTAATTATGGAGCATGTAAATAAACATGGGGAGTCCAAAGTGAAATCAGCATGTACACTGCCTTTAACAGGAAAGCAAGTGGTACATCGCCTCATTACAGATCTGGCTGTTTTTGATTTTCATTCAGGCAGAATGGAGCTGGTTGAACTGCAGGAAGGTGTTTCGATCGAAGAGGTGAAGGAAAAAACAGAAGCCTCTTTTACCATCAGCCAAAATTTATTGACGGCCCATTAA